CTTCAAAATAAATCCCTTGGATTTTAGCTCCATTGACTTGATTTTTTACTTTACCAATTGTTGTCGCCACTTCTTTCAGTCTCTTGTGATCAGACGTCAATGTTGTGGGTAAAAAAGAAGTCACTCCACATGATAAAAGGGCTTCTGACATGACTTTTAATCCGTCAGCATCGTTATCCATGACATCATGGTTCTTAAAACCATGAATATGAGTATCTACCAGTCCTGGTGCTACCCATTTGCCAGATAAATCAATTAATTCATCATACTCATTAGGTATCTCATGTGTAACGTTTCCAAAAATATCGTCATTTATTTCCAAATAGCCCGGTCCAACTTCTCCACTTGCCAAAAAAAATTTATCAGCGTAAATTACTTTTTTCATTGCTAACACTTCTTTCTTTTCTTGTATATCTTAAAATTATCATTATTTAATTCATTAGTCAATAATTGGTCTAGATATTTCATAAACGCTTCGTTTGTTAATGTACTGTATATTTTTTTATGAATAATAGAAGAAAAATAAAAGGGTTTTTATTCCACATTTAGAAAGTTTAATGTTATAATACAGAAATATTATTACTATGCTTTTTATTTTTGGATGATATGGGAGAGATTAGTATGGATACTAAAGAAAAAGTGTTCTTTAAATGGCAAGGTGGACGCTATGAAGGCATCATTGAAAAAGAATATGAGAATTCTGTTTTAATTGAAGTCAATAATCCCGATGATGAATTAAAAGATAAATATTTAAGTCGAATCGTCGTGAGTAAAAAAGAGATTAAAAAGAAATAATGATTAAAAAAGTAGTTAGCCTGTTAGGCTAGCTACTTTTATTTCTGTCTATATGTAGATAAAAATGTTTCTAAACTTAATGTGGCTTTTTTTAGTTCTTCCATTTCCGGTAAATAAACAATTCTAAAATGATCTGGAGTAGACATATTAAATCCTTTTCCATGAACCAATAAAATTTGGTGTTCATGTAAAAAATCTAACACAAATTTTTCATCATCTCGGATATTAAATTTCTCTATATCTAGTTTTGGAAAAATGTAAAAGGCTGCTTGTGGTTTTTTCACTGTTACACCAGGAATCGCATTTAAAGCATTGGTTATGTATTCACGTTGCTCATAAATTCGTCCACCTGGTAAGAGTAATTCATCCACACTTTGATGCCCACCTAAAGCTGTTTGGATAATTTGCTGCGACAATACGTTTGAACATAATCGCATAGAAGCTAACATATTAATTCCTTCAATGTAACCTTTAACGTGTTTCTTTTCTCCACTAATAACCATCCAACCGCAACGAAATCCTGCTACACGATGAGATTTGGATAACCCATTAAACGTTACCACGCATAAATCAGGGGCTAAACTAGCAATTGATACATGTTCCAAACCATCCATTACTAATCGATCATAAATTTCATCTGAATAAATAATTAATTCATGTTCTCTCGCCAATTTTACAATTTCTAATAATAACTCTTTTGAATAAAGAGCTCCAGTTGGATTATTAGGATTAATCAACACAATCCCTTTCGTTTTTGGTGTGATTTTACTTTTGATATCCTCAATATCAGGATACCAATCAGCTTGTTCATCACATACATAATGAACCGCACGACCACCTGATAGTGTAATCGCTGCTGTCCATAAAGGATAATCTGGCATAGGAACAAGTACTTCATCATCATTATCAATTAGTGCCTGCATAGATAATGTAATTAATTCGCTAACACCATTTCCAGTATAGATGTCATTAATCGTAACATTTGGCATTTTCTTTAATTGGCAGTATTGCTGAATCGCTTTTCGCGCCGAAAAAATTCCTTTTGAATCTGAATAACCTTCAGATTCTCTAGCATTCGTTATTAAATCATGAATAATTTCATCAGGGGCTTTAAAGCCAAACGCAGCAGGGTTTCCAGTATTTAATTTTAATACATCAACCCCTCTAGCTGTCATTCTATCTGCCTCTTCTAATACAGGACCTCTTACATCATAGCTAACATAATCTAATTTGGATGATTTTTTAAATTGTCTCACTAACTTTCCCCCTAATAAAAAACTCGCTTCATTTTTTTCTAAATTACACCTATAAACAATGAAAGACAAGTTAATTTTTCTTTAAATTATTTATGGTGTGTCTTTTCCTTCTACTGCCGTTGACGCACCAACTAGTTTTCCAGCTGGATCCAGTCGTTTTTCCACCAATCCTAGTACCCAATCTGTTACAATCGCCATCAGTGCAGTGGGTAATGCTCCAACTAAAATAATAGCCGTTCCATCAGTCGCGTTTGTTCCACGGATAATAATATCTCCTAACCCACCAGCTCCAACAAATGATCCAATTGCTGTAATGCCTATTGCTACGACAAGGGCATTTCTAATTCCTGCCATCAGAACAGAAATAGACAATGGCAATTCAATCATCCATAAACGTTGGAAAGACGTCATTCCCATTCCTTTTCCTGCATCAAGTATGTCTTTATCGACTTGTGTCATACCTGTATAAGTATTAGAAATAATTGGTAAGAGAGAATATAAAAATACCGTAATAATAACCGTATTCACCCCTAAACCAAAGGCAAGCATTAATAGAGATACCATTGCCAGCGATGGAACAGTTTGAATAACATTGGCAGCTCCAATCACCCAATCTACTAAATGCTTCTTTTTTGCAATAAAAATTCCAATAGGAATTCCCACAATAGCTGCAAAAAATACCCCGTAGATTGAAATAAGAAAATGTCTAACAAATTGGGAGAGGACATAGCCACTATTGTTTTGTAAATAATAAAAGAACTGTTGCATTATATTCATATCTTGCATTATTTTTCCCCCTCAAAAAAGTTATTTTCTCTTAAGAATTTTTTGGCGACTGTTTCGGGTTCTAATAGATTATTATCTGCTTCGTAATTAAGTCGTTGCATGGTTTTTGTATCTATTTTCCCAGACAATTTAAGTAATGCTTCTTTTAATTTTAGATTTTTATTCATCACATCATTATCAATCACAATACTACCATCATAAGGTGGGAAAAATCTCAAATCATCTTCTAACACAACTAAATCATAACTTGCAATACGTCCATCTGTTGAATACCCTAAAACAACATCCATTTTTCCAGCAGCAACCGCATCATATACAAGACCTATTTGCATAGGATAAACCTTTTTAAAATCGACGTCATATGTGTCTGAGAATGCTTGATACCCATCTCCATCACGTTTCATCCAAGATGTATCAACACCAGCTGTTAGTTGATCGGCAACATTTTTCAAATCACTAATTTTTTTCAAATTATATTTTTCAGCTGTTTCCTTTGATACCATAAAAGCATAAGTATTAGCGAATCCATAAGAAGGTAACCATGTTTGATGATATCGCTTGTTAAATTCTTCTGAAACAATATCAAACGCTTTTTCTGGATCTTTTTCAGCAGGTAAATTTAGTGTCCCACTTAAGTCCGTCCCTGTATAACGACCAGCAGAAATATCAATATCTCCATTAACCATTGCATTGTGTGCTACTGTACTTGTTCCCAAATTATTGATAAGAACGACTTTATCATCTGTATAATGTTCAATCATCCCTTTAACTAAATTGGCTAATATCTGATTTTCCGTTGTGGCCAAAGATCCGACACGAATGGTTTGAGTATCTCCTTTTCCACCACCTAATCCAGGTAATTCGCAACCTGTTAAAAAGAGAAGCCCTATCATTAAAATGAATAATAATTTGTTTTGTTTTGTTCTCATTAACTATTAGCCTCCTTCATTTTAGGAGATAGTCTTTTTTCTAATAGTCCTAACAAAAAATCACTTATTAAAGCTAGTAGCACCACTGGAATAGTTCCTCCAATAATTAATTCTGGTTTGTATAGGTTCAATCCACTAAAAATTAAATCACCTAAACCACCACCACCAATATACGAGGCTAAAGTTGCCCAAGCAATAACGTAAACCGTTCCTAAACGAATACCACGCATAATTGTAGGCAAGGCAAGTGGAACTTCTACCAAACGAATTTGTTCATAGTCGGTCATCCCCATTCCTTTAGCTGCATCTACCATATTAGGATCTACTCCTTTAATACCCAAATATGTATTTCTTAAAATAGGTAGAAGCGAATAGATGAACAACGCGACAACTGCGGTCATTTTCCCGACCCCAAAAAAAGGTATAAACATTGTTAATAAAGCTAAAGAAGGAATAGTTTGTAATACACTAGCAAGTCCAATGATAATGTTTGCTAATTTATTTGTGCGAGTCAATGCAATACCTAAAGGTACCGCTACAATCACACCAAG
This genomic stretch from Vagococcus sp. CY52-2 harbors:
- a CDS encoding DUF2187 domain-containing protein, whose protein sequence is MDTKEKVFFKWQGGRYEGIIEKEYENSVLIEVNNPDDELKDKYLSRIVVSKKEIKKK
- a CDS encoding pyridoxal phosphate-dependent aminotransferase, which produces MRQFKKSSKLDYVSYDVRGPVLEEADRMTARGVDVLKLNTGNPAAFGFKAPDEIIHDLITNARESEGYSDSKGIFSARKAIQQYCQLKKMPNVTINDIYTGNGVSELITLSMQALIDNDDEVLVPMPDYPLWTAAITLSGGRAVHYVCDEQADWYPDIEDIKSKITPKTKGIVLINPNNPTGALYSKELLLEIVKLAREHELIIYSDEIYDRLVMDGLEHVSIASLAPDLCVVTFNGLSKSHRVAGFRCGWMVISGEKKHVKGYIEGINMLASMRLCSNVLSQQIIQTALGGHQSVDELLLPGGRIYEQREYITNALNAIPGVTVKKPQAAFYIFPKLDIEKFNIRDDEKFVLDFLHEHQILLVHGKGFNMSTPDHFRIVYLPEMEELKKATLSLETFLSTYRQK
- a CDS encoding ABC transporter permease — encoded protein: MQDMNIMQQFFYYLQNNSGYVLSQFVRHFLISIYGVFFAAIVGIPIGIFIAKKKHLVDWVIGAANVIQTVPSLAMVSLLMLAFGLGVNTVIITVFLYSLLPIISNTYTGMTQVDKDILDAGKGMGMTSFQRLWMIELPLSISVLMAGIRNALVVAIGITAIGSFVGAGGLGDIIIRGTNATDGTAIILVGALPTALMAIVTDWVLGLVEKRLDPAGKLVGASTAVEGKDTP
- a CDS encoding osmoprotectant ABC transporter substrate-binding protein, with amino-acid sequence MRTKQNKLLFILMIGLLFLTGCELPGLGGGKGDTQTIRVGSLATTENQILANLVKGMIEHYTDDKVVLINNLGTSTVAHNAMVNGDIDISAGRYTGTDLSGTLNLPAEKDPEKAFDIVSEEFNKRYHQTWLPSYGFANTYAFMVSKETAEKYNLKKISDLKNVADQLTAGVDTSWMKRDGDGYQAFSDTYDVDFKKVYPMQIGLVYDAVAAGKMDVVLGYSTDGRIASYDLVVLEDDLRFFPPYDGSIVIDNDVMNKNLKLKEALLKLSGKIDTKTMQRLNYEADNNLLEPETVAKKFLRENNFFEGEK
- a CDS encoding ABC transporter permease, whose product is MNTFLLENGNELVVKTFEHIYISVIALLLGVIVAVPLGIALTRTNKLANIIIGLASVLQTIPSLALLTMFIPFFGVGKMTAVVALFIYSLLPILRNTYLGIKGVDPNMVDAAKGMGMTDYEQIRLVEVPLALPTIMRGIRLGTVYVIAWATLASYIGGGGLGDLIFSGLNLYKPELIIGGTIPVVLLALISDFLLGLLEKRLSPKMKEANS